From a single Verrucomicrobiia bacterium genomic region:
- a CDS encoding transposase, which produces MRTPRIKADPSLPATYHCMSRVAGRLPLLDDSARHKLINILHHLARFCDIDIITFCMMSNHFH; this is translated from the coding sequence ATGAGAACCCCCCGAATCAAAGCCGACCCCTCCCTCCCGGCGACGTACCACTGCATGTCCCGCGTCGCCGGCCGCCTTCCCCTCCTCGACGACTCCGCCAGACACAAGCTCATCAACATCCTCCACCACCTCGCCCGATTCTGCGACATCGACATCATCACCTTCTGCATGATGTCCAACCACTTCCAT